The following are encoded in a window of Aerococcus sanguinicola genomic DNA:
- a CDS encoding S1C family serine protease — MPEENQNKSSLKKIWTPAIVGGLIGASLVGGVGYASGAFNQVTSQDEVEEIVHKELAKKDQGQASKASGTQEEASVNITTDVSAIVDKVKGSVVSVVNLADTSNSELYDLFGFKNPGSQSAQTPEEQYTTASEGSGVIYKVEGDRAYIVTNNHVIDGQDAIEIITSEGEQVPAKLVGADKFTDLAVLSIPAEYAHTVAQFGDSRALSVGEPAIAIGSPLGSDFASTVTYGIISGLDRQVPVDLDQDGSADWQVNAIQTDAAINPGNSGGALVNSAGQLIGINSMKISTANVEGMGFAIPSHEVQKIIAQLEENGKVIRPKFGVQMTDLRRIPLDQQENLLKLPKEVENGVVIMDVISNTPASKAGLKPYDVITKFNGEAVNSTVELRQKLYSTDPTATVTVEVYREGRPVEVKVQLEAQSSNETPS; from the coding sequence ATGCCTGAGGAAAATCAAAATAAATCATCACTCAAGAAAATATGGACACCAGCTATCGTGGGAGGCTTAATTGGCGCAAGCTTAGTCGGAGGTGTCGGCTATGCGAGTGGCGCTTTCAACCAAGTGACTTCACAGGACGAGGTAGAAGAGATTGTTCATAAGGAATTAGCCAAGAAAGATCAGGGACAAGCCAGTAAAGCAAGTGGGACCCAAGAAGAAGCGTCAGTCAATATAACGACCGATGTTTCCGCTATCGTCGACAAGGTCAAAGGTTCTGTTGTTTCTGTCGTTAACCTGGCAGACACTTCAAATAGTGAACTTTATGATCTTTTTGGTTTTAAGAATCCAGGTAGCCAATCCGCCCAAACCCCCGAAGAACAGTATACGACAGCCTCTGAGGGCTCAGGGGTCATCTATAAAGTGGAAGGCGATCGGGCTTATATCGTGACCAATAACCATGTCATCGATGGCCAGGATGCGATTGAAATTATTACCAGTGAAGGCGAGCAAGTTCCAGCTAAATTAGTCGGGGCCGATAAGTTTACCGACTTAGCTGTCTTGTCGATTCCAGCTGAATATGCGCATACAGTCGCACAATTTGGCGATTCACGCGCCTTATCGGTAGGGGAACCAGCCATTGCCATCGGTTCTCCACTCGGCTCAGATTTTGCTTCAACGGTGACTTACGGTATTATTTCAGGTCTTGACCGCCAGGTACCTGTGGACTTGGACCAAGATGGGAGTGCCGATTGGCAGGTCAATGCCATTCAGACGGATGCCGCCATCAATCCTGGGAACTCGGGTGGGGCCCTAGTTAATTCAGCTGGCCAACTTATCGGGATCAATTCCATGAAGATCTCTACTGCCAATGTTGAAGGCATGGGCTTCGCTATTCCAAGCCATGAAGTCCAAAAAATTATCGCCCAGTTAGAAGAAAACGGGAAAGTCATTCGCCCTAAATTTGGGGTACAAATGACCGACCTGCGTCGAATCCCGTTAGACCAACAAGAAAACTTGCTCAAGCTACCAAAAGAAGTTGAAAACGGTGTGGTGATTATGGATGTTATTTCCAACACACCAGCTTCCAAGGCAGGGCTCAAGCCTTATGATGTGATTACTAAATTCAATGGCGAAGCGGTTAATTCTACGGTCGAACTCCGTCAAAAACTTTACAGCACGGATCCAACCGCTACAGTAACTGTAGAAGTCTACCGCGAAGGCCGGCCAGTGGAAGTTAAAGTTCAACTCGAAGCCCAGTCCTCCAATGAAACACCAAGTTAA
- a CDS encoding potassium channel family protein has protein sequence MSKKNRVVGILGLGLFGSALAKSLSHNGIDIIACDRDEKIVNALENDLAIASIGDFTDLDFMRESGFGNCDVIVIATGSDLESCVLGVINARELGIETIICKAKNQSAAKVLDALKVNRVVLPEIESGEHIADVLSRNSLEDMVKLDSETAIVEFRVPQKWLGHTVDELDLRRHYDINIIGLRKQVKETLNTKFDPDYHFGPDDLVVAVVNRDRFEQIDYLEKL, from the coding sequence ATGAGTAAAAAAAATCGTGTTGTCGGCATCCTAGGCCTGGGTCTTTTCGGCTCAGCCCTTGCCAAGTCTCTCTCCCACAATGGCATTGATATTATTGCCTGTGACCGAGATGAAAAAATTGTTAATGCCCTGGAAAATGACCTGGCCATCGCTTCAATTGGCGACTTTACCGACTTAGACTTTATGCGCGAAAGCGGCTTTGGCAATTGCGATGTGATTGTCATTGCCACAGGGAGCGATTTAGAATCCTGTGTTCTCGGTGTGATCAACGCCCGTGAACTCGGCATTGAAACCATCATCTGTAAGGCCAAAAACCAATCCGCCGCTAAGGTCCTCGATGCCCTGAAGGTCAACCGGGTGGTCCTTCCTGAGATTGAATCCGGCGAGCATATCGCCGATGTCTTGAGCCGCAATTCCCTAGAAGACATGGTCAAGCTCGACAGCGAAACAGCCATTGTTGAATTCCGAGTCCCACAAAAGTGGTTGGGACATACGGTCGATGAGCTCGACCTCCGCCGCCACTATGATATCAATATCATCGGTTTGCGTAAACAGGTCAAAGAAACCCTGAATACCAAGTTCGATCCTGATTACCACTTCGGTCCCGATGACTTAGTCGTCGCTGTCGTCAATCGCGACCGCTTCGAACAAATCGACTACTTAGAGAAGCTTTAA
- a CDS encoding TrkH family potassium uptake protein, translating into MLQFLNKLGSSQKIALSFLVVILIGSVLLSLPICQTASSQATYWDNLFISVSAVCVTGLWTQSIHDSYNLLGQIVMMGLIQTGGLGLMTLISIVYHRLGQRLDIRNQMATGDALNHSELDDLSTFLSRILKYSLVIEGIGALLLTTFFVPRFGLARGLFHSLFTAVSAFCNAGFDLMGNNSLLDYQTAPILNLTIMALIILGGIGFSVWFDISQQFRRFYHEKKRIKFSYFIKHLRPHTKLVLGLTVLLIVLGTLLFLLVEWSNPNTLGPLNPLDKLLVSCFQTVTMRTAGFASVDYSQTHPVSLLIFVLTMFIGGGAGGTAGGLKVTTFALTLMLALKEIRQSKYASFDHHTIPDSTVRKAFAIALMYAALLFTGSALLLTFDPQVPYLHLLFEAISALATVGVSCNLTPSLSMASQGTLMLLMYIGRIGPMTLFLVLLGRKRQKIDIQYAKTNIIIG; encoded by the coding sequence ATGCTTCAATTCTTAAATAAGCTCGGCAGTTCGCAAAAAATTGCTTTGAGCTTCTTAGTGGTGATCCTTATTGGTTCGGTCTTGTTGAGCCTGCCGATCTGCCAAACAGCGAGTTCCCAAGCGACTTATTGGGACAACCTCTTTATTTCGGTTTCAGCCGTTTGTGTAACGGGACTCTGGACCCAATCCATCCATGATTCCTACAATCTACTCGGACAAATCGTCATGATGGGTCTCATTCAAACAGGGGGACTGGGGCTCATGACCCTCATCAGTATCGTCTACCACCGCCTCGGCCAACGCTTAGACATCCGCAACCAGATGGCGACGGGTGATGCCCTCAACCACTCGGAACTGGATGATCTTTCCACCTTCCTGAGTCGGATTCTCAAGTACAGCCTCGTCATCGAAGGCATCGGAGCTCTTTTGCTCACGACCTTCTTCGTTCCCCGCTTTGGCCTAGCTAGGGGGCTCTTCCACAGTCTCTTCACAGCTGTTTCGGCCTTCTGTAATGCTGGCTTCGACCTGATGGGGAATAACAGCCTGCTCGACTATCAAACCGCCCCCATCTTGAATCTGACCATTATGGCTCTAATCATCCTAGGTGGCATCGGCTTTAGCGTCTGGTTCGATATCAGCCAACAGTTCCGACGCTTCTACCATGAGAAGAAGCGCATTAAGTTCTCCTACTTCATCAAGCACCTCCGTCCCCACACGAAATTAGTGCTGGGCCTGACTGTCCTCCTGATCGTCCTTGGCACCCTCCTCTTCCTTCTGGTTGAGTGGTCCAATCCTAATACCCTGGGCCCCTTAAATCCCTTGGACAAGCTCTTAGTTTCCTGCTTTCAAACGGTAACCATGCGGACGGCGGGCTTCGCTAGCGTAGACTACAGCCAAACCCATCCGGTCAGCTTGCTTATCTTTGTCCTGACCATGTTTATCGGGGGTGGTGCTGGCGGGACAGCTGGTGGTTTGAAGGTCACTACCTTCGCCTTAACCCTCATGCTCGCTTTGAAAGAAATTCGCCAGTCTAAGTATGCTAGCTTCGACCACCATACCATTCCAGATTCGACTGTGCGCAAGGCCTTTGCCATTGCCTTAATGTATGCGGCCCTCCTCTTTACAGGAAGCGCCTTACTCTTAACTTTTGACCCCCAAGTGCCCTATCTCCACCTGCTTTTTGAAGCCATTTCGGCCCTAGCGACAGTCGGGGTCTCCTGTAACCTGACCCCCAGTCTGTCCATGGCCAGCCAGGGCACCCTCATGCTCTTAATGTATATCGGACGAATTGGCCCGATGACCCTCTTCTTAGTCTTACTAGGACGCAAACGTCAGAAAATAGATATTCAGTACGCAAAAACCAATATTATTATAGGATAG
- the rlmH gene encoding 23S rRNA (pseudouridine(1915)-N(3))-methyltransferase RlmH: MQVKLIVVGKLKEKYLKQGIAEYAKRLQAYCKFEVIEVKDEATPEEGSEAELDLVRDKEGERILAKIKADDYVVHLALDGDLLDSEGLAKKLQNAMTHGKSSFVYVIGGSVGTSQAVRRRADLNLSFGRLTLPHQLMRLVLVEQIYRSFRIQNHQPYHK, translated from the coding sequence ATGCAAGTAAAATTGATTGTTGTTGGTAAATTAAAGGAAAAATACCTCAAGCAGGGGATTGCGGAATATGCCAAACGTCTCCAAGCTTATTGTAAGTTCGAAGTGATCGAAGTTAAGGATGAAGCGACTCCGGAAGAAGGCTCGGAGGCAGAGCTCGACCTAGTCCGCGATAAGGAAGGAGAGCGCATCCTAGCTAAGATCAAAGCCGATGACTATGTGGTCCACCTGGCTCTCGACGGCGACTTATTGGATTCAGAAGGCTTGGCAAAGAAATTACAGAATGCCATGACCCATGGCAAGAGCAGCTTTGTCTATGTGATTGGAGGCTCAGTTGGGACTAGCCAAGCCGTCCGTCGTCGGGCCGATTTAAACCTCAGCTTCGGCCGTTTAACCCTCCCCCACCAACTCATGCGCTTGGTCTTGGTGGAACAAATTTACCGCAGCTTCCGCATCCAAAACCACCAGCCTTACCATAAATAA
- a CDS encoding DUF1002 domain-containing protein gives MKALLKKVALGASLAVLSLNLVPTVLADKIQINPMFTYGESLNQSQYQETKQALGVQDGAKEIQVNINELNGLLQDNYPYRQVYSSAYITPAKNNGDVTVEIVTPKTITAITPLQYENAALTAGAVDVDIKVASAVPVDGSGALAGVYKAFQDAGYQLNDQAVSVAQDELTTTSKINEENQGKEGFSDEAMNAAIAEIKTEIQKAKDENNGQIDSQQIQVIVNNIINNYNLNEVISEENKQSIINLMQQFSQIELTQEQKDAINQFGQDLLKNGDQIIQNAKSAWDNADKEQLAQDAQSIWDQIVAFVKSFFSNSEEAPASADQQN, from the coding sequence ATGAAAGCATTATTGAAGAAAGTGGCCCTCGGCGCCAGCCTGGCTGTGCTTAGCTTGAACTTGGTGCCCACTGTACTTGCTGATAAGATCCAAATCAATCCCATGTTTACCTATGGAGAGAGCTTAAACCAGAGCCAATACCAAGAAACTAAGCAGGCCCTGGGTGTCCAAGATGGGGCTAAAGAAATTCAAGTGAATATTAATGAATTGAACGGTCTCCTACAAGACAACTACCCTTATCGCCAGGTTTACTCTTCGGCTTATATCACTCCAGCCAAGAACAATGGGGATGTTACCGTCGAAATTGTCACCCCAAAAACCATTACGGCCATTACTCCACTCCAGTATGAGAATGCGGCCCTAACAGCCGGAGCCGTTGATGTGGACATTAAGGTCGCTTCTGCTGTTCCCGTTGATGGTTCAGGTGCCCTAGCTGGTGTTTACAAGGCCTTCCAGGACGCTGGTTACCAATTAAACGACCAAGCTGTCAGCGTCGCCCAAGATGAGTTAACCACCACTTCCAAGATCAACGAAGAAAACCAAGGCAAGGAAGGCTTCTCTGACGAGGCTATGAATGCTGCCATTGCCGAAATCAAAACCGAGATCCAAAAGGCTAAAGATGAAAACAATGGCCAAATTGACAGCCAACAAATCCAAGTGATCGTCAACAACATTATCAACAACTATAATTTGAATGAGGTCATTTCGGAAGAGAATAAGCAGTCCATCATTAACCTGATGCAACAATTTAGCCAGATTGAACTGACCCAGGAACAAAAGGATGCCATTAATCAATTTGGCCAGGACCTCTTGAAGAACGGGGACCAAATTATCCAAAATGCCAAGTCTGCTTGGGATAATGCGGATAAGGAACAATTAGCCCAGGATGCTCAAAGTATCTGGGACCAGATTGTTGCCTTTGTTAAGAGCTTCTTCTCTAATTCGGAAGAAGCCCCAGCAAGTGCTGACCAACAAAATTAA
- a CDS encoding polysaccharide deacetylase family protein, translated as MKKRNFLALLALLALCLFGCKQESEAETDQPYAKNEAQTERQAPKYYIDPATYSVRPIGDANPNVVLLTFDDVPRPLPTSNAPTIAKHLEDAGVKGLFFANGMYLEDQEGRDAIKAIADKGHVIGNHTQTHANLNDLTAEQTREEIQATNEAVEGVTGDKVYFFRPPFGSTNAALDGLMEEFGMLAMNWSFGYDWVADYQDAEALTKQTLESEFLQPGANILMHDTQWTAEALPAIIQGLKDQGYQIVDPNEIARPEEMKDLGL; from the coding sequence ATGAAAAAACGAAACTTTTTGGCCCTGCTGGCTCTCCTAGCCCTCTGCCTCTTTGGCTGCAAGCAGGAAAGCGAAGCGGAAACGGACCAACCCTATGCTAAGAACGAGGCCCAAACGGAAAGGCAAGCCCCTAAATACTATATCGACCCCGCCACTTATAGCGTGCGGCCGATCGGTGATGCTAATCCTAATGTCGTCCTCTTGACCTTTGACGATGTGCCCCGCCCCCTTCCGACCAGTAATGCACCGACCATTGCTAAGCACTTGGAAGATGCCGGCGTCAAAGGTCTCTTCTTCGCTAACGGCATGTACCTGGAAGATCAGGAAGGCCGGGACGCAATTAAAGCGATTGCTGACAAGGGCCATGTGATCGGTAACCATACCCAAACCCATGCTAACCTCAACGACCTGACGGCAGAACAGACCCGTGAAGAGATCCAAGCGACCAACGAGGCTGTTGAAGGGGTCACCGGGGACAAAGTTTACTTCTTCCGTCCACCTTTTGGATCCACTAACGCAGCTTTAGACGGCCTTATGGAAGAATTCGGCATGCTAGCGATGAACTGGTCCTTTGGCTATGACTGGGTGGCCGACTACCAGGACGCTGAGGCCCTCACCAAGCAAACCTTAGAATCAGAATTCTTACAGCCGGGCGCTAATATCCTCATGCACGATACCCAATGGACAGCTGAAGCCCTGCCTGCTATCATTCAGGGTTTGAAGGACCAAGGCTATCAAATCGTTGACCCTAATGAGATTGCCCGTCCAGAAGAGATGAAGGACTTAGGCCTTTAG
- a CDS encoding Lrp/AsnC family transcriptional regulator — MDHKKQYRLLRYIEDDAHISHKALANALEEDVETVSATIAELEELGIISGYKTMINWDATESDYVSAMIEVSVNLHKGASYEEVAEMMYRFKEVEALYLTSGAYDYMLLTKRAPMQQISRFVNKLASIDEVSGTATHIVMNRYKDHGTIFESKLKDGERLVISQ; from the coding sequence ATGGATCACAAGAAGCAATACCGTCTTCTTCGTTACATTGAAGACGATGCCCATATTTCTCATAAGGCACTCGCCAATGCGTTGGAAGAAGATGTGGAAACTGTATCAGCTACCATTGCGGAATTAGAAGAGTTAGGTATTATTTCTGGCTATAAGACCATGATTAACTGGGATGCCACAGAAAGTGACTATGTTTCAGCGATGATTGAAGTTTCGGTTAATTTACACAAGGGAGCCTCTTATGAAGAAGTGGCGGAAATGATGTACCGCTTCAAGGAAGTGGAAGCCCTCTACTTAACCAGCGGGGCCTACGATTATATGCTCTTAACCAAGCGGGCACCTATGCAACAAATTTCACGCTTTGTTAATAAGTTGGCCTCAATCGATGAGGTTTCCGGTACGGCGACCCATATCGTGATGAACCGCTACAAGGACCATGGCACCATCTTTGAGAGTAAGTTAAAAGATGGGGAACGGTTGGTGATCTCTCAATGA
- a CDS encoding aminotransferase class I/II-fold pyridoxal phosphate-dependent enzyme, whose translation MTKSLNQTVLDMAPSGIRRFFNVANEVLGVISLGVGEPDFDTPWTVRQAAIKSLRQGRTFYTANAGLIELRKEIAKYIDRHYGLHYDPEEEQIVTIGGSEAIDLACRVLINPGDEVIVMDPSYVSYLPSVQLAGGVPVPVRLKAEDKFVMQAEQLEAAITDKTKAIILNYPNNPTGAVCLREDIEALAQVIKDHDLYCITDEIYSEIWYADEPYTSIASIPGMKERTVYINGFAKAFSMTGWRLGYVCAPKEITEQMLKVHQYTIMAAPTTSQYAGITALKECDDEVADMRDDYLERRNFLMSRYREIGLPCFVPEGAFYTFPDIREFGMTSEEFALELLDREKVAVVPGSAFGESGDGFLRISYAYSIKELERAMDKIENFVKELRAEKA comes from the coding sequence ATGACAAAAAGCCTCAACCAAACCGTCCTTGATATGGCACCTTCTGGTATTCGTCGCTTCTTCAATGTCGCGAATGAAGTGCTAGGGGTCATTTCACTAGGTGTTGGGGAGCCAGACTTCGATACGCCTTGGACGGTCCGCCAAGCGGCCATTAAGAGCCTGCGCCAAGGTCGGACCTTCTATACGGCTAATGCAGGTCTGATCGAACTGCGCAAAGAAATTGCCAAATACATTGACCGCCACTACGGCCTCCACTATGATCCAGAAGAGGAACAGATCGTCACGATTGGTGGGAGTGAAGCCATTGACTTGGCCTGCCGGGTTCTGATTAATCCAGGTGACGAGGTTATCGTCATGGATCCTAGCTATGTCTCCTATCTGCCTTCTGTCCAACTGGCTGGTGGGGTGCCTGTGCCTGTTCGCTTGAAGGCAGAGGACAAGTTCGTTATGCAAGCCGAGCAACTTGAAGCAGCCATTACGGATAAGACCAAGGCCATTATCTTAAACTATCCGAACAACCCAACTGGGGCGGTCTGCTTAAGAGAGGACATTGAAGCCCTGGCTCAAGTGATTAAGGATCACGATCTCTATTGCATTACTGATGAAATCTATTCTGAGATTTGGTATGCCGATGAGCCTTATACCTCGATCGCCTCGATTCCGGGTATGAAGGAGCGGACTGTTTATATCAATGGCTTTGCTAAGGCCTTCTCTATGACGGGTTGGCGCTTGGGCTATGTCTGCGCTCCTAAAGAAATCACGGAACAGATGCTCAAGGTCCACCAATACACCATCATGGCAGCACCAACCACTTCGCAATATGCGGGGATTACCGCTCTCAAGGAGTGCGATGATGAGGTTGCCGATATGCGGGATGATTACTTGGAACGGCGTAACTTCCTTATGAGTCGCTATCGTGAAATAGGCCTACCTTGCTTCGTACCAGAAGGGGCCTTCTACACCTTCCCAGACATTCGCGAATTCGGCATGACCAGTGAAGAATTTGCCCTAGAACTCTTGGATCGAGAGAAAGTCGCAGTGGTTCCTGGTTCTGCCTTCGGTGAATCAGGCGACGGCTTCTTACGGATTTCCTATGCTTATTCCATTAAAGAGCTCGAACGGGCGATGGATAAGATTGAAAACTTTGTTAAAGAATTGCGCGCTGAAAAAGCATAA
- a CDS encoding Mbeg1-like protein: MRLVDYIAAYSDQTFDDMPLNEVDIAALTELSNLEMDDLVPADLTGESWVTLAQVQVWVAKTYQANVRDIWSYISQGRHDVLDALVETERFRQVRLYGFRSLLDQEKGVQFAALMVELPGYKKLVIFRGTDNHIVGWQENFMLAYRKTMPSQKAAGRYLAEVLDQDDQDQVIIAGHSKGGNLALAAAIQQSATDQELIEGIYVLDSPGFYEETFEQVGFRRIQSKVYEYLPEDSLIGIILHTATAPMIIKSGGISLLQHFIQLWEIEGKQFKRVESTTVTSQLSQETLNIWMKWHGPEEIELLLTLLFDALYNTGVLRLTDISEHFRTFINRLYSEARKLEPEERRFMVKAINDLLLIWEDLHQDRLYQVQSRHKPLSLSAEVYLRLNRLNRDQSLASVLIGCVLIMMGVFLFLEPDKDLHIFAVAFLLGTALSGIWDLRHFYQAGRKHLHYGNLLTGCFSILTCIWGIYDYSQGSQQIFPYVLGGWMLGMGLVRAYQFFRLRYEDSPVPIWGSLLSLAGILLGVLLVGHPDFSLYLPDLLALAFIVQGIQMIVSYLIYRKESDLYRFIDQAKHEHMD; encoded by the coding sequence ATGCGTTTAGTGGATTATATTGCGGCCTATAGTGACCAGACTTTCGATGACATGCCCCTCAATGAAGTTGATATTGCAGCTCTAACGGAATTGTCTAACTTAGAGATGGATGACTTGGTGCCAGCTGATCTGACGGGCGAAAGCTGGGTGACCCTAGCCCAGGTTCAAGTTTGGGTCGCTAAGACCTACCAGGCGAATGTGCGAGATATCTGGAGCTATATTAGTCAGGGGCGCCATGACGTCCTCGACGCCTTGGTGGAGACCGAACGCTTTCGCCAAGTCCGCCTCTATGGCTTTCGAAGTCTCTTAGACCAAGAAAAGGGCGTGCAGTTTGCGGCTCTAATGGTTGAGCTTCCGGGCTATAAGAAATTAGTCATCTTTCGTGGGACGGATAATCATATCGTCGGCTGGCAGGAGAATTTCATGCTGGCTTACCGCAAGACCATGCCCTCCCAAAAGGCAGCTGGCCGCTATTTGGCGGAAGTTCTGGACCAGGATGATCAAGATCAGGTCATCATCGCCGGACATTCCAAAGGTGGCAACCTAGCCTTGGCGGCGGCTATCCAACAATCAGCTACAGACCAGGAATTGATTGAAGGAATCTATGTCCTAGACTCGCCTGGTTTCTACGAGGAAACTTTTGAGCAAGTAGGCTTTAGACGGATTCAGTCTAAGGTCTATGAGTACCTGCCGGAAGATTCCTTGATTGGGATTATTCTCCACACAGCGACTGCACCAATGATTATTAAGAGTGGTGGAATCTCTCTCCTCCAACATTTTATCCAACTGTGGGAGATCGAAGGCAAACAGTTTAAACGGGTAGAATCGACCACTGTGACCAGTCAGCTGAGCCAAGAAACCCTTAATATTTGGATGAAATGGCACGGGCCAGAGGAAATTGAATTATTGCTGACGCTTTTATTCGATGCACTCTATAATACGGGGGTCCTCCGCCTCACCGATATTTCGGAACACTTCCGCACCTTTATCAACCGCCTCTATTCAGAGGCTCGAAAGTTAGAGCCCGAGGAACGCCGCTTTATGGTGAAGGCTATCAATGATTTGTTACTCATTTGGGAGGACCTCCACCAGGACCGGCTCTACCAAGTCCAAAGCCGCCACAAACCCCTGTCGCTTTCAGCTGAGGTCTACTTACGGCTCAACCGACTCAATAGGGACCAGTCTTTGGCTAGTGTTTTGATTGGCTGTGTTTTAATAATGATGGGCGTCTTTCTCTTTTTAGAACCGGATAAGGACCTGCATATCTTTGCTGTAGCCTTTCTCTTAGGAACGGCCCTATCAGGCATTTGGGACCTTCGCCATTTCTATCAGGCAGGCCGCAAGCACCTCCACTACGGCAACCTACTGACAGGCTGTTTTTCTATCTTGACCTGTATCTGGGGGATCTATGACTATAGCCAGGGCAGCCAGCAAATCTTTCCCTATGTCCTAGGGGGCTGGATGCTCGGGATGGGCTTGGTTCGTGCCTATCAATTCTTCCGCCTCCGCTACGAAGATTCGCCGGTTCCAATCTGGGGGAGCCTTTTATCTCTGGCGGGAATTCTTTTGGGCGTACTCCTCGTCGGCCACCCTGATTTTAGCCTTTATCTTCCTGACCTCCTCGCTTTGGCCTTTATCGTTCAGGGCATCCAGATGATTGTCAGCTACTTAATCTATCGTAAGGAGAGTGACCTCTACCGCTTCATTGACCAAGCCAAGCATGAGCATATGGATTGA
- a CDS encoding linear amide C-N hydrolase, with the protein MCTGIQMTYDQGVVVGRTMDVEGPVPWNIIYQPADYPAADDLYQGGTYCGPYRRLGIGFRDLDPLKEGVNDQGLIGITNEFVGPKARFAKAPQPGKKNLSSYHFLTYALANYASLAEILDDLDQLCLANHDREGQAVICPDFHYMFTDASQACLVLEPDRGRLIATLNPYGVMTNSPDIDKHFKSLEKTLAGDDLRAFNAAKDLPGGYDPKSRFIKAYYLKAMTPPIQEEGQAQAAAFDVLSAFTLPRGFIRPGARSEGTFTRYSSVYASQSQTLTVRSGTNPLPYQLSLKELAQASDRRAFFLPDHFQASSLEI; encoded by the coding sequence ATGTGTACAGGGATTCAGATGACTTATGACCAAGGGGTGGTGGTCGGCCGGACTATGGATGTGGAAGGGCCAGTGCCTTGGAATATTATCTACCAGCCAGCTGACTATCCTGCCGCCGATGACCTCTACCAGGGAGGGACTTACTGTGGTCCTTACCGTCGTTTGGGGATTGGCTTTAGGGACTTGGACCCTCTCAAAGAAGGCGTCAATGACCAGGGGCTCATCGGTATCACCAATGAATTTGTCGGCCCCAAGGCGCGCTTCGCTAAAGCTCCCCAGCCGGGCAAGAAGAACCTGTCGAGCTATCACTTCTTGACTTATGCCCTGGCCAACTATGCCTCCCTTGCGGAAATCCTTGATGACCTGGATCAGCTCTGCCTAGCCAACCATGATCGTGAGGGACAGGCGGTCATCTGCCCCGACTTCCATTATATGTTCACAGATGCCAGCCAGGCTTGCCTGGTCCTAGAGCCTGACCGCGGCCGTTTAATTGCCACTCTCAATCCTTACGGGGTGATGACCAACTCACCCGATATTGATAAGCATTTTAAGTCCTTAGAAAAGACTCTAGCAGGGGATGACTTGCGAGCTTTCAATGCTGCCAAGGACCTACCAGGGGGCTATGATCCCAAGTCACGTTTTATTAAGGCCTATTATCTGAAGGCAATGACGCCTCCAATCCAGGAAGAGGGCCAGGCACAAGCAGCTGCCTTTGACGTCCTGTCTGCCTTTACCCTTCCCCGTGGTTTTATCCGACCGGGTGCTCGGAGCGAGGGAACCTTTACCCGCTATAGTTCTGTCTATGCCAGCCAGAGCCAGACCCTAACCGTTCGTTCCGGGACCAATCCCTTGCCTTACCAGCTGAGTCTCAAGGAGCTCGCCCAAGCAAGCGACCGCCGCGCCTTCTTCCTCCCCGACCACTTCCAGGCTTCTTCTTTAGAAATCTAG